The nucleotide sequence GTTTAACATTATCTATTTTCGATACTAAACTAGTAAACCAACGACATTGAGTTGCAAAGGCTTGGCTTTCTTTGATTAATTTTTTTAGGAACATGCGTTCGCCTCCTTTACACCAAAGTTCGGCATCTTGGCCGCCAAAGTTTAAGGTCGAATCGCTGGTTATTGATTTTTGTTGATCATCGTTTTGAGTCACATTAATTGATTTTTTGGCTGAACGATTACGGGCAAGGTTAGCAACTTTACGTTGACTGCCTTTGAGGGCTTCTTCTTGTGAGGCATGAAAAGGTGGGTTGCATACACTAACATCAAAGATCTCACCACTTTGAATAATGCCGTAAAAAATGTGATTTTTATCCGATTGTGTACGTAATTCAAAGCAATTTTTTAGTTTGGAATTATGCGCAATAACTGAAGCCACGTTATCAATGGACTCGCTATTGATATCGCTGCCAACACAATGCCAACCATATATTTTACAGGCCAATAATGGATAAATGCCATTAGCACCGGTGCCTATATCAAGCAATCGAACTTTTGACTGACTATTAGCTAAATCAACTGAATCAGCTGTTGGCAGTTCAATACCAAGTAATTCAGCGATATAGTGGATGTAGTCTACTCGTCCTGGAATAGGCGGACAAAGTGCGCCCGGTGGAATATCCCAATCGTTAATATTGTAGTGGTGTTTTAATAACGCAGAATTTAAGGCTTTAACTGCCTGCGGCTCTGCAAAGTCGATAGAGATATTGCCATGTAAATTTTCTTTCACATAACCTTTTAAAGGGGGATAACTTGTTATAAGTGCAGTGAAGTCATAACCATTTTTGTGCAGGTTTCTCGGGTGCAGAGGTTTGTGATTAGGTTTCGCTTGGTGCTTTTTACTTGGCTGGCTTGTGCTCACAATGATAGGTCCGAGGTTTAGGGTTCAAAAAACTGGCGAGGGTAGTTATAATTGCTGATTATAACCTTAATTGTTAGCACATAGCATATAGTTAAAATAGCAATAGTTAATACCTTGAATATTGTTCTGAACCATTAGTGTATTATGCTTTATATTCAAAAGCTTATTAAACAACTAACGTTAGCTAAGCAATGCTGAACGATAGGATTAAACCATTTCATGTATAAAAAAAAGCAAGATGCCAAGCCACAAGTGATTTCTTACGAACGCGTAAAATCATACATGTTGTGGTTAATTGAACGTTATGGCGATTATTCGACAAAAAAATTACTGCAAAAGGCAAATTTACTGTTTAAAGATGATACTCAGTTTAATCAGCCGGCACTTGATTACCTGATTGAGCGAGATATCGTTAATGATCTACGCTACGCGCAGCGTTTAACGATGAGTTTTTCAGAAAAAAATATTGGTCCTAACAAAATAAAAGAAAAGCTTTATGCGAAAGGTTTTTCGTCTCAAGTGATCAATGAATGTGTTAGTACCATAGAAACAACAGACGAAGACTATTTTGATAAAGCACTGACGCTAAAGATTAGAAAGTTTGGCGAAGAGCCGATTGAAGATCTAAAGTTGAAACAGAAGGCGTTACGGCATTTGATCAGCAAAGGGTTCTCATATGCTATTGCCAGTAAAGCGGTGAGTTACTCCGAAGACAATTATTAGCGATGTCTATAAAACTGGTATTAAAGTCGAGCAATAAGAAAAAGGAGAGGCAGTGGAATACATCTTTATATTTACCTATTCGGTCATACTTGCTGTGATGGCAGGGGGCATTTTAGGTGCCATCGTAGCGCTATTTAGTAAGCAGCATAAGGGGCGGAACTTTCGAGTCACTTTCTGCTATAGCGCTGTTGTCGTTGTTATTTTTATCATGCTGCGCATCTGGTTTAAATAAGCTTAAATTTAGTTGCTTACTGATAATTTAATTAATACCTTCAGCCATGCCAGTATTAATGCCTGTTCTAATGCCTGCGCTAATACCTGAACGATAGCATCTTCAGTAATAGCTTAATTCTGTGTTAATAACCAAGCTTTAAAGCATTCGATCACTGAAGATGAACGATGCTGGATGATGTAATAACCAGTATTGGCATTTATAGGCTGAAATGGTGAGGTGAGTCGACCTTGTTTAAAGTCTTCTTCCACCAAGGCATATCTTGCCAGAGCTATACCTAACCCCGCTTCTGCTGCCGCCATGGCCATGTCAGTGCGGTTGAAAAAGTGTCCTTGATTACTCTCTGCTTTTATATGCATTTGTTCAAACCAATACTGCCACTCAGCATGTTTTTTGGCGTTTCTCCATGGCATAGCATCATGCAATAACGTTACCGACTGCCATATATGCTGTTGATTTTTTGCCGAGTTGTCTTGCCAATCGAAACGCTGGAAATAGCTTGGGCTCATCACTGGAATAAGCTGTTCGCTTAGGAGTAATTGAGCATCTTGATTAGTATAAGGCGATTTTCCGTAGTCTATAGCTAAATCAAAGTTACTGTTCTGGTGATCAACTAAGGCTCCTTCAGCATAGGTTTGAATGCTAATGTTTGGATAAAGGTTATAAAATTTCTCAAGACGAGGGATTAGCCATTTATAGGCAAAAGAGGGCGTGAGTTTTAACTTTATTTCACCATCAGGCGATTGTCCTTGTCTTAACTCATCAATAACATTTTCGATATCGGCAAAATTATGCTGAACAACTTGGTATAGCTGTTTGCCGTCTTCAGTTAAACTAATGCCCCTGGAGTGCCTTTCAAATAGCTTGAGCGATAGTTGGCTTTCTAATAAGTTTATCTGCTGACTGATCGCACCGGTAGTGATGTGCAACTGACTCGCTGTTCTAGTAAAACTGCCGAGCCGAGCCGCAACCTCAAAAGTCACTAATCCAGAAAATATATTGCCTTTGAGTGCCATTTTTATCTCAGCCTTTAGAATTACTAAACACAGATGTTAATAAATATCGTTTGATAAAGAAATGATATTTTTGCATTGTGACTTTATATTTTTTCACAAATTAAAGTTTTTCGCATGAAAGTTATCGTTTTGGGATCTGGCGTAGTTGGATTAACATCGGCATGGTATTTAGCCCAAGCTGGCCATCAAGTAACGGTTGTTGATAGACAAGCGCAAAGTGCTGAGGAAACCAGTTTTGCTAACGCCGGCCAAATATCTTACGGCTACTCCTCACCTTGGGCCGCACCCGGCGTACCACTAAAAGCAATGAAGTGGTTAACTCAAAAGCACTCGCCACTTATTATCAAACCAGGCACTTCGCCAGAATTGTATCTTTGGACCATGGCGCTGTTAAAAAACTGTAGTGAAAAAAACTATCAAGTTAACAAAAGCAGAATGCTGCGTGTTTCGAATTATAGCCGTCAATGTTTACTCGATTTGCGGAAAAATCATGACATTATCTATGAAGGCCGACAACAGGGCACGTTGCAAGTTTTTAGAAAGCAGTCGCAAGTTGAAGCAGTCGAAAAAGATATGCAATTATTATCGGCTAGCGATACACGTTTTAAGTTACTCAATGTTGAAGAGTGCGTAGAGAAAGAGCCGGGTTTAGCGTTAGTAAAAAAAAAAATAGTCGCGGGCTTACATTTACCTGATGATGAAACGGGTGATTGCTATCAATTTTGTCAGCAATTAACTGATTTGGCTAAAAAGGCTGGCGTTGAATTTAAATTCAATGTGCAAGTGAATGCATTATTAACTGAACACGAAAAAATAACCGCGGTTGATAGCTCTATCGGAACATTGACTGCGGATGCCTACGTGGTCGCTTTAGGCTGTTACTCTGCGCAACTGCTCAAAACGGTAGGTGTAAGCTTACCGGTTTATCCAGTAAAAGGTTATTCGCTTACTCTGCCGATGGAAAATGCTCAGTATTCTCCTGTTTCAACGGTGATGGACGAAACCTATAAGGTCGCACTTACTCGTTTTGATGATCGCATTAGAGTGGCTGGCACCGCTGAGCTTGCAGGCTTTAATTTAGATTTATCAGAAAAGAGAAAAGCAACCATAGCAATGGTTGTACAAGATTTATTTCCGCAGGCTGGTGATATAAGTAAAGCCGAGTTTTGGACGGGTCTTCGTCCGATGACACCTGATGGCACACCTATTATTGGCAAAACTAACATCACTAATTTATATACCAACACCGGTCATGGCACGTTAGGTTGGACGATGGCTTGTGGCTCAGGAAAATTACTGGCTGATGTTGTTTCAGGCCGAGAAACTGATATTGATGCTAGCGGATTAGATTCATTTCGTTATTTATACCAAATATAATCGCAAAACATCGGATGCAATGACGCTGTATTTTAGCGCGGGGTTAATTAGCTAGAAATATAGATTGGTAACTATTAGTTGAAAGCATGCGACTCTTTTTTTGAGTGGGTTTTAAGTGATGCTTAAATGAAGTATTAAGTGAGGTGTTACGTGGCGCTTTAAAGAAAGCAAGCGTTAATGTTCAAATTAAGCGGTGAGTGAATAATCATTCATAAAATAGATTAACTGAGCATCACAGGACGTCAGCGTGTAAATCTTGTATAATGTGGCGCAATAATTAATGAGTATTGCGCAAGTTCTGTTGTGCTACTCAAATAAATTCGACTATGACATTCGACTTTAACATTTGACAATACAATAGGTGAAACCGCGTGAGTGATTCTTCAAGTTCAACCAATGCCTTCGCATCAACTTTGCAAAAAAGTGGTGATTTCTTATCAATGACGCGTGCCAATGAATGGACTTTACCTGGTGGAGGTTTTAGCTTTGAAGTCACTCATCAAGCATCGAAAACTATCAGTAAAGTGACGGTTTTAGAAACTGGCTTAATAACTTTTGAACCGGTTAATCGTGTTAGTAGTCACGACATTGTCTTATCTAGTGCCGTGCACGGTAATGAAACCGCGCCAATAGAAATTTGTAGCGATATTATCGCTGAGCTTATTCGTGGCGAGTTAGCGCTAGCTGAAAGAGTGTTATTTATTTTTGGTAACCCAGCATCAATGAACATTGCCGAGCGTTTTGTTGAAGAAAATATGAATCGCTTATTTTCGGGCGGACATTCACAAGATCAAGGCAAAGGTGCTGGTTTAATTAATAAAGAACGCCACCGTGCTTTATTATTAGAAAATACGGTTAGAGAGTTCTTTGCAGCTGGCAGTGAATTACCTAGCGCGAATGGCGGCGAACGTCAGCGTAGCC is from Colwellia sp. Arc7-635 and encodes:
- the rlmF gene encoding 23S rRNA (adenine(1618)-N(6))-methyltransferase RlmF, with translation MSTSQPSKKHQAKPNHKPLHPRNLHKNGYDFTALITSYPPLKGYVKENLHGNISIDFAEPQAVKALNSALLKHHYNINDWDIPPGALCPPIPGRVDYIHYIAELLGIELPTADSVDLANSQSKVRLLDIGTGANGIYPLLACKIYGWHCVGSDINSESIDNVASVIAHNSKLKNCFELRTQSDKNHIFYGIIQSGEIFDVSVCNPPFHASQEEALKGSQRKVANLARNRSAKKSINVTQNDDQQKSITSDSTLNFGGQDAELWCKGGERMFLKKLIKESQAFATQCRWFTSLVSKIDNVKPAKKLIQKLGATDIREIEMKQGNKITRVLAWTFI
- a CDS encoding regulatory protein RecX, translating into MYKKKQDAKPQVISYERVKSYMLWLIERYGDYSTKKLLQKANLLFKDDTQFNQPALDYLIERDIVNDLRYAQRLTMSFSEKNIGPNKIKEKLYAKGFSSQVINECVSTIETTDEDYFDKALTLKIRKFGEEPIEDLKLKQKALRHLISKGFSYAIASKAVSYSEDNY
- a CDS encoding LysR substrate-binding domain-containing protein, whose product is MALKGNIFSGLVTFEVAARLGSFTRTASQLHITTGAISQQINLLESQLSLKLFERHSRGISLTEDGKQLYQVVQHNFADIENVIDELRQGQSPDGEIKLKLTPSFAYKWLIPRLEKFYNLYPNISIQTYAEGALVDHQNSNFDLAIDYGKSPYTNQDAQLLLSEQLIPVMSPSYFQRFDWQDNSAKNQQHIWQSVTLLHDAMPWRNAKKHAEWQYWFEQMHIKAESNQGHFFNRTDMAMAAAEAGLGIALARYALVEEDFKQGRLTSPFQPINANTGYYIIQHRSSSVIECFKAWLLTQN
- a CDS encoding D-amino acid dehydrogenase, giving the protein MKVFRMKVIVLGSGVVGLTSAWYLAQAGHQVTVVDRQAQSAEETSFANAGQISYGYSSPWAAPGVPLKAMKWLTQKHSPLIIKPGTSPELYLWTMALLKNCSEKNYQVNKSRMLRVSNYSRQCLLDLRKNHDIIYEGRQQGTLQVFRKQSQVEAVEKDMQLLSASDTRFKLLNVEECVEKEPGLALVKKKIVAGLHLPDDETGDCYQFCQQLTDLAKKAGVEFKFNVQVNALLTEHEKITAVDSSIGTLTADAYVVALGCYSAQLLKTVGVSLPVYPVKGYSLTLPMENAQYSPVSTVMDETYKVALTRFDDRIRVAGTAELAGFNLDLSEKRKATIAMVVQDLFPQAGDISKAEFWTGLRPMTPDGTPIIGKTNITNLYTNTGHGTLGWTMACGSGKLLADVVSGRETDIDASGLDSFRYLYQI